The following proteins are encoded in a genomic region of Arachis ipaensis cultivar K30076 chromosome B02, Araip1.1, whole genome shotgun sequence:
- the LOC107625258 gene encoding uncharacterized protein LOC107625258 gives MVAEAWIVKMGNQLSSNLKHALLLETSSTKSKKQNQKRSENNNKETIGILSFEVATAMSKMVHLHKSLSDSEISKLKNETLISEGVRNIVSSDEVHLLELALVEKLEELNQIAAVVSRLGKKCSEPALQGFEHIYSDIVNGVIDVKELGFLVTHMEGMVRKLDRYVNATRNLYSEMEGLNELEEGLKKFQNNHHEESKRAFEQKLMWQRDDVRHLKDVSLWNQNFDKVVQLLARTVCTMYARVSVIFGESALKNNSSVIGESCLSSNVHMSSKRLIHNQSKKNGFHSGSLVNSVMERKGRKGASNSTSTSKAQIEISRDHLAALRPEEFGFACGTSPGKLFMECLSLSSKVSKFDDDDDDGGGGCGYVISCEDQQSHMSSCHNSIKHKGFCHTDVLSHAQSGVPFTRDRQAKSSTQNCSTFGQKISLSLYAVPSTLGGSALSLHYANVIIFIEKLLRYPHLVSEDARDDLYQMLPTSLRLSLKARLKSYVKDLVICDAPLAHKWKENLDGILRWLGPLAHNMIRWQSERNFEQHQIVSRTNVLLLQTLYFADRVKIEELICELLVGLNYICHYEHQQNALLDCARSFDFEDCLEWQLQCGESFLS, from the coding sequence ATGGTTGCCGAAGCTTGGATTGTAAAGATGGGAAACCAGCTAAGCTCCAATCTCAAGCATGCTCTTCTTCTAGAAACTTCCTCAACAAAGAgtaaaaaacagaatcaaaagcGTTCAGAAAATAACAACAAAGAGACCATTGGCATTCTTTCTTTCGAAGTAGCAACCGCGATGTCAAAAATGGTTCACCTTCACAAATCACTTTCAGATTCTGAGATCTCAAAGCTCAAGAACGAGACATTAATCTCAGAGGGTGTTAGGAACATTGTTTCCTCTGATGAGGTTCATCTCCTCGAGCTCGCTCTCGTGGAGAAGCTTGAGGAACTGAACCAAATCGCCGCTGTGGTTTCGCGGCTGGGGAAGAAGTGCTCTGAGCCTGCTTTGCAGGGATTTGAGCATATTTACAGTGACATAGTTAATGGCGTGATTGATGTGAAGGAATTAGGGTTCTTGGTTACGCACATGGAAGGGATGGTGAGGAAATTGGATAGGTATGTTAATGCAACAAGGAATTTGTATAGTGAAATGGAAGGATTGAATGAATTAGAAGAAGGTTTGAAGAAGTTTCAGAATAATCATCACGAAGAAAGTAAGAGGGCTTTTGAGCAGAAACTCATGTGGCAGAGGGATGAtgtgaggcatctcaaggatgttTCGCTATGGAATCAGAACTTTGATAAGGTCGTTCAGTTATTGGCCAGGACGGTTTGCACCATGTATGCTAGGGTTTCTGTTATCTTTGGCGAATCTGCTTTGAAGAACAATAGTTCTGTGATTGGTGAATCTTGCCTCAGTAGTAATGTTCATATGAGTTCTAAGCGGTTGATTCACAATCAGAGCAAGAAAAATGGATTTCATTCTGGTTCACTTGTGAATTCAGTCATGGAGAGAAAGGGGAGAAAGGGAGCCAGTAATAGTACTAGTACTAGTAAGGCTCAAATAGAAATTAGTAGAGATCACTTAGCGGCTCTTCGGCCTGAAGAGTTCGGTTTTGCTTGTGGAACTAGTCCAGGGAAACTTTTCATGGAATGTCTGAGTTTGAGTAGCAAAGTTTCAAAatttgacgatgatgatgatgatggtggtggtggctgtGGTTATGTTATTAGTTGCGAGGATCAACAGAGTCACATGTCAAGTTGTCACAACAGCATTAAGCACAAGGGATTCTGCCATACCGATGTTCTAAGTCATGCACAAAGTGGTGTTCCTTTCACCAGAGATCGACAGGCAAAATCTAGTACTCAGAATTGCTCAACATTTGGGCAGAAAATTAGCTTAAGTCTTTATGCGGTTCCTTCCACTCTTGGAGGGTCTGCTTTATCCTTGCACTATGCTAATGTGATAATTTTCATAGAGAAGCTGCTTCGCTACCCGCATTTAGTCAGTGAGGATGCAAGGGATGACCTTTATCAGATGCTGCCAACAAGCTTAAGATTATCTCTTAAGGCAAGACTCAAGTCCTATGTCAAGGATTTGGTCATATGTGATGCTCCTCTTGCTCACAAATGGAAGGAGAATCTTGATGGGATACTTAGATGGCTTGGGCCACTTGCACATAACATGATCAGATGGCAAAGTGAGCGCAATTTTGAGCAGCACCAAATTGTCAGCAGGACGAATGTTCTGCTGCTTCAGACTCTTTACTTTGCTGACAGAGTGAAGATTGAGGAACTGATCTGTGAGCTTCTTGTTGGGTTGAATTACATATGCCATTATGAACATCAGCAAAATGCGCTTCTTGATTGCGCCAGAAGTTTTGATTTCGAGGATTGCTTGGAGTGGCAGTTGCAATGTGGAGAGTCTTTTCTCAGTTGA